The Echinicola rosea genome has a segment encoding these proteins:
- a CDS encoding RagB/SusD family nutrient uptake outer membrane protein, whose amino-acid sequence MKKVIYIIVSVFILSGCETFLDKTDPTATSFTEFFNDEDDLRRVTYSSFYDVFTHHSNRRSLLYMLDGRSDNAYARDFSDHHQAIANGTLNASNVGMEYYYATYMKHVGRLNTYIDNISEPYVEDESIRTRYENILKGLRMWHYFRLTFYWGDVPFTLEPADLDEARQPAMPKEEILETIFPMAEEIANQLPMDEYTSNKYMFNQLSLKAVIMRYALYHGRYELAARLAKEIMDSGNYSLHPNYGDLFQYEAASNNNEFIVHLDEESHSGSTSYSFRDLGPHFRTGNGQSYCVPLKSLVDSYWTKQGRPIENCPLHTKEEYELDPNLNRDPRYQASIMGHGDEFYGETIDIYNSNNPMFYENQRASKSGYWFKKFVSENDAFRNGNMEYGLLRYAEVLLTYAEAKIMLGEVDALTKECINQVRERAGLDMSVADVTLPTFSSFGQEEWIDLVRNERRIEFAGEGLRYADILRWRIAEEVLNQSALGHTRIENGQVTSLKIEDRTFSNHQYQWPFPESSLKVNPGLRQNPGY is encoded by the coding sequence ATGAAAAAAGTAATTTATATCATCGTTTCCGTTTTCATTCTATCAGGGTGTGAAACCTTTCTGGACAAGACCGATCCAACGGCTACCTCTTTTACGGAATTCTTCAATGATGAAGACGACCTAAGAAGGGTTACCTATAGTAGTTTTTATGACGTCTTTACCCATCACAGCAATAGAAGGAGCTTACTGTATATGCTGGATGGCCGATCTGACAATGCATACGCCAGGGATTTTAGCGACCACCACCAGGCCATCGCCAATGGAACCCTGAATGCCAGTAACGTTGGGATGGAGTATTATTATGCGACCTATATGAAGCATGTGGGCCGGCTCAATACTTATATCGATAATATCAGCGAACCCTATGTAGAAGATGAAAGCATCAGGACCCGATATGAAAATATCCTGAAAGGTCTGAGGATGTGGCATTACTTTAGGCTCACGTTCTATTGGGGAGATGTTCCCTTTACGCTGGAGCCGGCTGACCTTGATGAGGCCAGGCAGCCTGCGATGCCCAAGGAGGAGATTTTGGAAACCATCTTTCCAATGGCAGAGGAAATAGCCAATCAGCTTCCCATGGATGAATACACCTCCAACAAATACATGTTTAACCAATTGTCCCTGAAAGCAGTGATCATGCGTTACGCCCTTTACCATGGTCGGTACGAGTTGGCTGCGAGACTGGCCAAAGAAATTATGGACAGCGGAAACTATAGCTTGCACCCAAATTACGGGGATCTTTTCCAGTATGAAGCAGCCTCCAACAACAATGAATTTATCGTGCACTTGGATGAGGAAAGCCACAGCGGTAGCACTTCTTATTCCTTTAGGGATTTGGGACCGCACTTCCGTACAGGTAATGGCCAGTCCTATTGCGTGCCGTTAAAATCCTTAGTGGACAGCTACTGGACCAAGCAGGGCCGACCTATCGAAAACTGCCCTCTTCATACCAAGGAAGAATATGAGCTGGATCCTAACCTGAACAGGGATCCCCGGTATCAAGCCTCTATCATGGGACATGGGGATGAATTCTACGGGGAAACCATCGATATCTACAATTCCAATAATCCGATGTTTTATGAAAACCAAAGAGCAAGTAAATCCGGTTATTGGTTTAAGAAATTTGTGTCAGAAAATGATGCTTTCCGAAATGGTAACATGGAATACGGTTTATTGCGGTATGCGGAAGTCCTGTTGACTTATGCAGAAGCCAAGATCATGTTGGGTGAGGTGGATGCATTGACCAAAGAATGCATCAATCAGGTCAGGGAGCGAGCTGGACTGGATATGAGTGTGGCCGATGTGACCCTTCCTACGTTCAGTAGCTTTGGCCAAGAGGAATGGATAGACTTGGTACGGAATGAAAGAAGGATTGAGTTTGCAGGAGAAGGCTTGCGCTACGCAGACATCCTCCGGTGGAGAATAGCCGAAGAGGTGCTGAACCAGTCGGCTTTAGGTCATACCCGGATAGAAAATGGACAAGTGACCAGTCTCAAAATAGAGGACAGGACCTTTTCTAACCATCAATACCAATGGCCATTTCCTGAGAGTAGTCTAAAAGTAAACCCAGGATTGCGTCAGAACCCTGGATATTGA
- a CDS encoding glycoside hydrolase family 16 protein encodes MQQHILLALLFSIPFLAFSQTDDKHSSFVEHFEDSVSNYFRYGSTGTEASFKYKLGVNSPSEPGTRILSFKIDPEDEAGAGRGPEIISKDFTHFGSYSARLKIPKVSDTQPNIGAVVGYFTYHDDSLAGLSEIDFEWLPADPTVIYIGTWTGGHKGKLKRIGRTINLTKGIIYETTYREGHTGTRKALTGKQNQPETIMAIPDFDASSAFYTYGFDWFEDRIRWWIIHPDSGNKVILWDYQGSKVGIPQHRTHYRMNFWHTATWPVETNPLSIEKPLQPYEMEVDWMSYDPWAK; translated from the coding sequence ATGCAACAACACATCTTATTGGCACTATTATTTTCCATTCCCTTTCTTGCCTTTTCCCAAACGGATGATAAGCATTCTTCATTTGTTGAGCATTTTGAGGATTCAGTTTCCAACTACTTTAGGTATGGCTCCACGGGAACCGAAGCGAGTTTTAAATACAAGCTGGGTGTAAACTCCCCATCAGAGCCGGGGACTCGTATTCTTTCTTTTAAAATAGACCCTGAGGATGAGGCCGGGGCAGGTCGGGGTCCTGAGATTATCTCCAAAGACTTCACGCATTTTGGAAGCTATTCAGCACGGTTGAAAATTCCAAAAGTAAGTGATACTCAGCCGAACATCGGAGCAGTCGTGGGGTATTTCACCTACCATGATGACAGTTTGGCCGGGCTGAGTGAAATTGATTTCGAGTGGCTCCCTGCTGATCCAACGGTAATTTATATTGGTACGTGGACAGGAGGCCATAAAGGAAAGTTAAAACGAATTGGGAGAACCATTAATCTAACCAAAGGAATAATCTATGAAACCACCTATCGAGAAGGCCATACAGGTACACGTAAGGCTTTAACCGGCAAACAAAACCAACCTGAAACCATTATGGCCATTCCTGACTTTGATGCCTCATCTGCTTTTTATACCTATGGTTTTGACTGGTTTGAGGACCGCATCCGCTGGTGGATAATTCATCCCGATAGTGGTAACAAGGTAATATTGTGGGACTATCAAGGATCCAAAGTGGGCATACCCCAGCACCGAACACATTACCGAATGAATTTTTGGCATACCGCCACTTGGCCTGTGGAAACCAATCCGCTGTCTATCGAAAAACCCCTACAACCTTATGAAATGGAGGTGGACTGGATGTCTTATGATCCTTGGGCAAAGTAG
- a CDS encoding SIR2 family NAD-dependent protein deacylase → MAKKKLVVLTGAGISAESGIKTFRDSNGLWEGHDVMEVATPEGWQKNKKLVLDFYNQRRKQSLEVQPNGAHYGLAELEKDFDVTIVTQNVDNLHERAGSSKVIHLHGELCKSQSTLDPSLVYDLNHWEIKLGDKCEKGSQLRPFIVWFGEMVTMMEPAARAAQEADIFAVIGTSMLVYPAAGLIQYASKEIPKYIIDVKIPDIGHVQKLIPIEDSASIGVSKMMSMIKP, encoded by the coding sequence ATGGCAAAAAAGAAACTGGTCGTACTAACAGGTGCTGGTATATCAGCAGAAAGCGGGATCAAAACCTTTAGGGACAGCAATGGATTATGGGAGGGCCATGATGTCATGGAAGTGGCCACTCCGGAAGGCTGGCAGAAAAACAAGAAATTGGTCCTCGACTTTTACAACCAACGTAGAAAACAATCCTTAGAAGTCCAACCCAATGGAGCACACTATGGTCTGGCTGAACTGGAGAAGGATTTTGATGTCACCATTGTCACCCAAAACGTAGATAACCTTCATGAAAGGGCTGGCTCTTCCAAGGTCATCCACCTACATGGTGAACTGTGTAAATCGCAAAGCACATTGGATCCTTCATTGGTATATGACCTGAATCATTGGGAAATCAAACTTGGCGATAAATGCGAAAAAGGAAGCCAACTAAGGCCATTTATAGTTTGGTTTGGTGAAATGGTAACCATGATGGAGCCGGCAGCCAGGGCTGCTCAGGAGGCGGATATTTTTGCAGTAATCGGTACGTCCATGCTTGTATATCCTGCTGCTGGTTTGATCCAGTATGCCTCAAAAGAAATCCCCAAGTATATCATTGATGTCAAAATCCCAGATATAGGTCATGTCCAAAAATTAATTCCTATTGAAGATAGTGCGAGTATAGGGGTCAGTAAAATGATGTCAATGATAAAACCATAA
- the topA gene encoding type I DNA topoisomerase, producing MPKNLVIVESPAKAKTIEGYLGKDYKVTSSYGHVRDLPKGDKAIDIKNHFQPTYEVTSDKKEVIKQLKKMVKDSDTIYLASDDDREGEAISWHLKEVLKLDEDKTKRIVFREITKNAITKAIENPRSIDIDLVNAQQARRILDRLVGFELSPVLWKKVKAGLSAGRVQSVAVRFIVEREREIDKFESKSSYKVTALFNVKGKELNAELPRKFETQEEAEEFLKSCLEASFSIKNLEKKPTKKTPAAPFTTSTLQQEASRKLSFSVAQTMTLAQRLYEAGKITYMRTDSVNLSQDAMESAKNQILSAFGAEYHKSRKYTSKSEGAQEAHEAIRPTNFANEEISGERNEQRLYELIWKRAIASQMADAQLEKTLVTIGISNSDLTLSASGEVIKFEGFLKVYLESTDDEDEEERNENKGLLPPLTIGQDLDLTEMKSRQSFTRPPARYTEASLVKKLEEMGIGRPSTYAPTISTIQKRNYVIKESRDGKPRNYTEMVIKDGTFSKAEKTENYGSDKNKLFPTNIAMVVNDFLVDHFPNVIDYKFTAKVEKEFDDIAHGAQQWDNMIENFYSKFHNTVEEAETVERANVSSSRELGKDPKTGKPIIARLGKFGPLVQIGDQEDEEKQFASLRKGQFIENITLEDALELFKLPRDVGMFEDKKIVAAIGRFGPYVRHDGKFVSLGKEYDPLSVTEEEAIQLIKDKREADAKKHIKTFDENPDIQILNGRWGPYIKFAKKNFKIPKDKVAEDLSYEETIEIIENQPEKKKGRYAKKKK from the coding sequence ATGCCAAAAAATCTAGTCATTGTCGAATCTCCGGCCAAAGCCAAAACCATAGAAGGCTATCTTGGTAAAGACTATAAAGTAACTTCCAGCTACGGACATGTCAGGGATCTTCCCAAAGGAGACAAGGCTATAGATATAAAAAACCACTTCCAACCTACCTATGAGGTAACTTCGGACAAGAAAGAAGTCATCAAGCAACTAAAGAAAATGGTAAAAGATTCTGATACCATCTACTTGGCGAGTGATGATGACCGTGAAGGAGAGGCTATCTCTTGGCACCTGAAGGAGGTATTAAAGCTCGATGAGGATAAGACCAAACGAATTGTCTTTAGAGAAATCACCAAAAATGCCATTACCAAAGCCATCGAAAACCCCAGAAGCATTGACATTGACCTGGTCAATGCGCAGCAGGCAAGACGGATATTGGACAGGCTGGTAGGGTTTGAACTCTCCCCGGTGCTTTGGAAGAAAGTAAAAGCTGGGCTTTCAGCAGGCAGGGTTCAGTCCGTTGCGGTAAGGTTTATTGTAGAGCGAGAACGGGAAATCGATAAATTTGAATCCAAATCCTCATACAAGGTTACTGCACTATTTAATGTAAAAGGCAAAGAACTCAATGCAGAACTCCCGAGGAAATTCGAAACGCAGGAAGAAGCGGAAGAATTTCTAAAGTCCTGCCTTGAGGCGAGCTTTTCCATTAAAAATCTGGAGAAAAAACCTACTAAAAAAACTCCGGCAGCCCCCTTTACCACCTCTACACTCCAGCAGGAGGCCAGTAGAAAACTGAGCTTTTCGGTGGCCCAGACCATGACCTTGGCTCAGCGGCTGTACGAAGCCGGTAAAATCACCTATATGAGGACAGACAGCGTCAACTTGTCCCAAGATGCCATGGAAAGTGCCAAGAACCAGATACTATCTGCTTTTGGCGCAGAATATCATAAATCCAGAAAGTACACTTCTAAGTCCGAGGGTGCCCAGGAAGCGCACGAAGCCATACGCCCTACCAATTTTGCGAATGAAGAAATATCCGGAGAGAGGAATGAGCAGCGCCTTTACGAATTGATCTGGAAGCGCGCCATCGCCTCCCAGATGGCTGATGCCCAATTGGAGAAAACCCTCGTGACGATCGGTATCAGCAACTCAGACCTCACCCTTAGTGCCAGCGGTGAGGTGATCAAGTTTGAAGGATTTTTGAAAGTCTACCTGGAGAGTACAGATGATGAGGACGAAGAAGAACGTAATGAAAACAAGGGGCTTCTACCTCCACTGACCATTGGACAGGATCTTGACCTTACGGAAATGAAGTCCCGTCAAAGCTTCACCAGGCCTCCAGCCCGATATACGGAAGCCTCTTTAGTGAAAAAACTAGAAGAAATGGGTATTGGCCGTCCTTCTACCTATGCGCCCACCATCTCTACTATCCAAAAGCGAAATTATGTCATTAAGGAATCCCGGGATGGTAAGCCACGGAACTATACCGAAATGGTCATTAAAGATGGTACATTTTCAAAAGCAGAAAAAACAGAAAACTACGGTTCGGATAAAAACAAACTCTTCCCTACCAACATAGCCATGGTGGTGAATGACTTCTTGGTGGATCATTTTCCAAATGTCATTGACTACAAATTCACAGCGAAAGTTGAAAAGGAATTCGATGACATCGCCCATGGTGCCCAGCAATGGGACAACATGATTGAAAACTTTTACAGCAAATTTCATAATACGGTAGAAGAAGCAGAGACAGTAGAGCGGGCCAATGTAAGCTCCTCAAGAGAGCTGGGCAAAGACCCTAAAACAGGTAAGCCCATCATTGCGCGTCTGGGCAAATTTGGTCCACTCGTACAAATAGGAGATCAGGAAGATGAGGAAAAGCAATTTGCCAGCCTGAGAAAAGGGCAATTTATCGAGAATATTACACTCGAAGATGCGCTCGAACTCTTTAAATTACCTAGGGACGTTGGCATGTTTGAAGACAAAAAAATAGTGGCTGCCATCGGTCGTTTTGGCCCCTATGTAAGGCATGATGGCAAATTTGTTTCCCTGGGAAAAGAATATGATCCTTTAAGTGTAACCGAAGAAGAAGCCATTCAGCTCATCAAGGATAAGCGAGAAGCCGATGCAAAAAAACACATCAAGACATTTGATGAAAATCCGGATATCCAAATCCTAAATGGTCGCTGGGGTCCCTATATCAAGTTTGCCAAAAAGAACTTCAAAATCCCCAAGGATAAAGTCGCCGAAGATCTCAGCTATGAAGAAACCATTGAGATCATAGAAAATCAGCCTGAAAAGAAAAAAGGCAGGTATGCTAAAAAGAAAAAGTAG
- a CDS encoding SixA phosphatase family protein, with amino-acid sequence MTKVLTLLRHGESEVGLGQKEDFSRKLTSTGKLKLERLTNVLATRSLEYSAVVSSTATRTRKTTEIVIKAIQVKECTFLDALYLADVQTIVDLCGNLPNECSKVMIVGHNPGLSAFLSFLTGEYQPSLQPGMMAMIDFDVDAWEVAITRGMGNLVEILQ; translated from the coding sequence ATGACTAAGGTATTAACTTTATTGAGACACGGCGAATCGGAAGTGGGACTTGGCCAGAAGGAAGACTTCTCAAGAAAATTAACATCCACTGGAAAATTAAAACTGGAAAGGCTCACAAATGTTTTGGCTACGCGAAGTTTGGAATATAGTGCCGTGGTTTCGAGTACTGCCACTAGGACCCGTAAAACTACCGAGATCGTCATCAAGGCTATACAGGTCAAAGAATGCACGTTTCTTGATGCACTTTATTTGGCAGATGTCCAAACAATCGTTGATTTATGCGGAAATTTGCCGAACGAATGCAGTAAAGTGATGATAGTGGGACATAATCCAGGGTTAAGCGCTTTTCTTTCATTTCTTACTGGAGAATACCAACCGAGCTTGCAGCCGGGCATGATGGCCATGATAGATTTTGATGTAGATGCCTGGGAGGTTGCCATTACAAGAGGGATGGGAAACTTGGTAGAAATTTTGCAATAA
- a CDS encoding agmatinase family protein, giving the protein MTTKKQTVIDGFDPNGVASEGSIFGLPFDEETASIVVLPVPWEVTVSYSPGTAEGPNAILEASSQVDLFQDDITDAWTMGIYMLPIPEEVYSNNTKYRILAGNYIDWLERGSPEEEMERFGAVPALIDKACESMNQWVYQTAKDQLNAGKLLALVGGDHSTPLGNIKALSERYAGFGVLQIDAHADLRKDYEGFKYSHASISHNFLKIPQVEKLIQVGVRDYCEEESDRIADDQRITTFFDHHIREQLYEGITWRTICDQVIASLPREVYISIDIDGFDPKLCPNTGTPVPGGMELDQVLYLMKLIVKSGRKIIGFDLVEVAPGEGDSQWDGNVGARVLYRMANLMGVSQGKLWWK; this is encoded by the coding sequence ATGACCACGAAAAAACAAACAGTAATTGATGGATTTGACCCTAACGGAGTAGCCTCTGAGGGAAGTATTTTTGGATTGCCATTTGATGAGGAAACTGCCTCAATAGTTGTTTTACCTGTGCCATGGGAGGTGACTGTCTCTTATTCCCCCGGCACTGCGGAGGGCCCAAATGCCATATTGGAGGCTTCTTCACAAGTAGATCTTTTTCAAGATGACATCACGGATGCGTGGACCATGGGTATCTATATGCTGCCTATTCCAGAAGAAGTATATAGCAATAATACCAAATATAGGATATTGGCCGGAAATTATATTGATTGGTTGGAAAGGGGATCCCCAGAGGAAGAAATGGAGCGTTTCGGCGCAGTACCGGCATTGATCGATAAGGCCTGTGAAAGCATGAACCAATGGGTGTATCAGACAGCAAAAGACCAACTTAATGCGGGCAAGTTGTTGGCTTTGGTAGGAGGGGACCACAGTACTCCATTGGGTAATATTAAGGCCTTATCCGAGCGCTATGCGGGATTTGGTGTCTTGCAGATTGATGCCCATGCTGATTTGAGAAAAGACTATGAAGGATTTAAGTATTCGCATGCCTCCATTTCGCACAACTTTCTGAAAATTCCTCAAGTAGAAAAACTCATCCAAGTAGGAGTAAGGGATTATTGTGAAGAAGAATCCGATAGAATAGCGGATGATCAAAGAATCACGACTTTCTTTGATCACCATATCAGAGAGCAATTGTATGAAGGAATCACTTGGCGGACAATCTGCGATCAAGTCATCGCTTCTCTCCCCAGGGAGGTGTATATTTCGATAGACATTGATGGGTTTGATCCCAAACTTTGCCCCAATACAGGAACACCCGTTCCGGGAGGAATGGAGCTTGATCAGGTTTTGTATTTGATGAAACTAATTGTCAAATCAGGCCGCAAAATCATCGGTTTTGACCTCGTGGAAGTAGCTCCGGGAGAAGGAGACAGCCAATGGGATGGTAACGTGGGAGCTAGAGTGCTTTATAGAATGGCCAATCTCATGGGAGTATCTCAAGGAAAACTTTGGTGGAAATAG
- a CDS encoding S8 family serine peptidase: MVTRWSLMEYVADRYGKVQPVFEEAAKKLQKVKAKEIPLLSFEDDLERVKLRMAREEGEMPIIMERINGGVDFQDSYILEMLSVLSKAVCRITQHGRPIGTGFLISDNVIITNNHVIDSPERARGMLAEFNYELDRNKEIKKSFSFKLDAERFFLTSSYMADPEVPYSGLDFTMIALAEKSQEDIPLSTVKPIYLDGIRGKIIKGESCVIIQHPRGMPKKIVLKNTAFFSETRTRIVYESDTLPGSSGSMVVALGTGEIIALHHAGLPRTDSQNRILTRSGAVATASTPDEEIDWIGNEGIKISRVINALNNLDLPPEMHEIKKKLLHKTTLSQEEISSDSDRKEASFKKYPVPDSGKEQKPQPSMKPSDRKRQDYIFTAKNNPEVLSTISTLLSARYGEEPIIKLSMPAFAAAGRVELFTLNVPVMGNIEDEARNLSTIPGIINAETDIPLQLNTGSDQGDSAQSKFEGIVEDGYGKPNEDEFLKKYRDERQSIYVVDKTPQYHRKWNWYATSFDSVLADKKVPSPKGLGIKIVQFDTGFTDHAKVAGGFDKELDMDFVDQDDDAADSFTSGILKHPGHATRTGSLLIGNEVTLIAENGNCGLLAQFDFKLIPYRICKSVILIRRQQELADALNLCIAQRYPIISMSLGLPPTMATAAMAKKAYDAGIIWCCAAGNVVQVVVAPAVYPGTIAVAASNPMDEEWEGSSRGSTVDITAPGEDVYVPIFLEPKDGQKAGESFSYGNGTSYATPHVAAAAALWLAKYEDILNNGNYRGWKKVEAFRKALDVSARRKNRLPKVGFGHGILDVDKLLKTTPEKPDKLIYAYENMDEGRLGEVTQAYGEMAKTLWNKIHGWAFGIARGGQESYASSHEAELSDYSKMLERTLVTGKHGSLESSGDLSQGELLKLFSKVHQKIESEIKK; this comes from the coding sequence ATGGTAACCCGTTGGAGTTTAATGGAATACGTGGCCGACCGGTATGGAAAAGTCCAGCCTGTATTTGAAGAAGCAGCCAAAAAGCTACAAAAAGTAAAGGCGAAGGAAATTCCCCTCTTAAGTTTTGAAGATGACCTGGAGAGGGTGAAACTCCGTATGGCACGCGAGGAAGGGGAGATGCCCATTATTATGGAGCGGATAAACGGTGGAGTGGACTTCCAAGACAGCTATATCCTAGAGATGCTTTCTGTCCTGTCCAAGGCGGTCTGCCGAATCACCCAGCATGGGCGTCCAATAGGCACTGGCTTCTTGATATCCGATAATGTCATCATTACCAATAACCACGTCATTGACAGTCCTGAGCGTGCACGGGGGATGTTGGCGGAATTCAATTATGAATTGGATAGGAATAAGGAAATAAAAAAGAGCTTTTCGTTTAAGCTGGACGCAGAGCGGTTTTTCCTGACATCTTCTTATATGGCCGACCCTGAAGTACCCTATTCAGGTTTGGATTTTACGATGATCGCTTTGGCGGAAAAAAGTCAAGAGGATATCCCATTATCCACTGTTAAGCCAATTTACCTCGACGGAATAAGGGGAAAGATCATAAAAGGGGAATCCTGTGTGATTATCCAGCATCCAAGGGGGATGCCAAAAAAGATTGTCCTCAAAAACACCGCGTTTTTTTCGGAGACCAGGACCAGAATAGTCTATGAAAGTGATACGCTGCCGGGTTCTTCTGGATCTATGGTGGTGGCACTGGGCACAGGAGAAATTATCGCACTCCATCATGCCGGACTTCCCAGGACAGATAGTCAAAACAGAATCCTCACCCGGTCAGGGGCTGTTGCCACTGCCAGTACACCGGACGAAGAAATCGATTGGATAGGAAATGAGGGGATCAAAATCAGCAGGGTCATCAATGCCTTAAATAACCTTGACCTGCCTCCTGAAATGCATGAGATAAAGAAGAAATTATTGCATAAGACTACTTTGAGCCAAGAAGAAATCTCCTCGGATTCGGATCGTAAGGAAGCCTCTTTTAAAAAATATCCCGTTCCTGATTCAGGGAAAGAACAAAAGCCTCAACCTTCTATGAAACCATCTGACCGAAAGCGACAAGATTATATATTTACCGCAAAAAATAATCCGGAAGTATTGTCCACCATCAGTACTCTATTGAGTGCGCGATACGGTGAAGAACCCATTATCAAATTATCTATGCCCGCTTTTGCTGCCGCGGGCAGGGTCGAATTATTCACGCTAAATGTCCCCGTGATGGGCAATATTGAAGATGAGGCCAGAAATCTATCGACGATCCCGGGAATTATCAATGCGGAAACGGACATCCCCCTTCAGCTCAATACAGGAAGTGACCAAGGCGATTCTGCGCAGTCTAAATTTGAAGGAATAGTCGAAGACGGATATGGCAAACCCAATGAAGATGAGTTTCTAAAAAAATACCGGGACGAGCGACAGAGTATCTATGTCGTGGATAAGACTCCGCAATATCATCGCAAGTGGAATTGGTACGCCACTTCGTTTGATAGCGTTCTGGCAGATAAAAAAGTACCTTCTCCAAAGGGGCTGGGCATTAAGATCGTACAATTCGACACGGGGTTCACCGATCATGCCAAGGTCGCAGGTGGTTTTGATAAGGAACTTGATATGGATTTTGTCGATCAGGACGATGATGCAGCAGATAGCTTTACTTCAGGAATATTAAAACATCCTGGCCACGCTACCCGTACCGGCAGTTTGCTCATTGGCAATGAAGTCACGCTGATTGCAGAAAATGGAAATTGCGGTTTGCTTGCGCAATTTGACTTCAAATTGATTCCTTACCGTATATGCAAAAGTGTCATATTGATACGAAGACAGCAGGAGCTTGCTGATGCATTGAATTTATGTATTGCACAGCGCTATCCGATCATTTCGATGAGTTTGGGGCTTCCTCCGACGATGGCCACTGCAGCAATGGCCAAAAAGGCTTATGATGCTGGGATCATCTGGTGCTGCGCTGCTGGCAATGTCGTGCAGGTGGTCGTGGCACCGGCTGTGTATCCTGGTACCATTGCCGTGGCGGCATCAAATCCCATGGATGAAGAATGGGAAGGATCTAGTCGTGGCAGTACCGTAGATATTACGGCACCTGGCGAAGATGTATATGTGCCGATTTTTCTGGAACCGAAAGATGGCCAAAAGGCCGGTGAATCATTTTCATATGGAAATGGTACCAGCTACGCAACTCCTCATGTAGCAGCAGCGGCAGCACTTTGGCTGGCAAAGTATGAGGATATTTTGAACAATGGCAATTATAGGGGGTGGAAGAAGGTGGAAGCTTTTCGGAAAGCCCTGGATGTTTCGGCCAGAAGGAAGAACCGTCTCCCCAAGGTGGGGTTTGGCCATGGCATCCTGGATGTGGACAAGCTCCTCAAAACAACTCCAGAAAAACCGGACAAACTGATTTATGCTTATGAAAACATGGATGAAGGTAGGCTCGGAGAAGTGACCCAAGCTTATGGAGAAATGGCTAAGACGCTTTGGAATAAAATCCATGGATGGGCTTTTGGTATCGCCAGGGGCGGTCAAGAATCTTATGCTTCCAGTCATGAAGCTGAACTTTCCGATTACTCCAAGATGCTGGAACGGACCTTGGTGACCGGCAAACACGGTTCATTGGAATCATCGGGCGACTTATCCCAAGGAGAACTATTAAAGCTGTTTTCCAAAGTACACCAAAAAATTGAATCTGAAATAAAGAAATGA